Proteins encoded in a region of the Mariprofundus ferrinatatus genome:
- the tatC gene encoding twin-arginine translocase subunit TatC, which produces MSRDEMEEKGALDDSGKSILLHLAELRRRFSIAVVAYMIGVMVLINFSEPVFDFISEPLRAALPEGTPLVFLNAPDVFFTYLKIALVLSLFATSPVTLYQFWAFVAPGLYRHEREAFSSYFFGSLGLLLAGGAFAFYIVFPLIFEFFLSFSTENIQAMPAVKEYLSLVLKLLFAFGVSFQIPIVIMLLVRLNIVDAESLADKRRYVIVWAFVFAAILTPPDIISQVLLGVPMLLLYEVGLYLAKMKKRKTEKEIENV; this is translated from the coding sequence GTGAGCCGGGATGAGATGGAAGAGAAGGGGGCGCTGGACGATTCGGGCAAGAGTATTCTCCTGCATCTGGCTGAACTGCGCCGCCGCTTCAGCATAGCCGTTGTCGCATACATGATCGGCGTCATGGTGCTGATAAATTTCTCTGAGCCGGTATTCGATTTCATCTCTGAACCACTCAGGGCAGCACTGCCTGAAGGCACGCCATTGGTGTTTCTCAATGCTCCTGATGTCTTTTTTACCTACCTGAAGATCGCGCTGGTATTAAGCCTGTTTGCCACTTCACCTGTAACCCTCTATCAGTTCTGGGCTTTTGTAGCCCCCGGCCTCTACCGTCACGAGAGAGAGGCATTCTCATCCTACTTCTTCGGCAGTCTGGGGTTGTTGCTGGCCGGCGGTGCTTTCGCCTTTTATATTGTATTTCCACTGATCTTCGAGTTTTTCCTCAGCTTCTCCACGGAGAATATCCAGGCCATGCCGGCGGTGAAGGAGTACCTCTCGCTGGTGCTGAAGCTGCTCTTCGCCTTTGGTGTCAGCTTCCAGATCCCGATTGTGATCATGCTGCTGGTTCGGCTGAATATTGTGGATGCCGAGTCACTGGCGGACAAGCGTCGCTATGTGATAGTATGGGCATTCGTCTTTGCAGCCATTCTCACTCCGCCCGATATCATCTCTCAGGTACTGTTGGGGGTTCCGATGTTGCTGCTCTATGAGGTCGGTCTCTATCTCGCGAAGATGAAAAAACGGAAAACCGAAAAGGAAATTGAAAATGTCTAA
- the tatB gene encoding Sec-independent protein translocase protein TatB, which produces MPDIGFLELLLVGVIAFLVLGPERMPELFSQVGRVVRKGRDWVSDVKRQIDEETAPLSTPVTEIKDALSEGDISDINKEIMKKHGQVIDPAVALGSAAGKAKDGDPQNRDEASK; this is translated from the coding sequence ATGCCTGATATCGGATTTTTGGAGCTGCTTCTTGTCGGCGTAATCGCCTTTCTGGTGCTGGGGCCTGAGCGTATGCCAGAGCTCTTCTCACAGGTCGGTCGCGTGGTGCGCAAAGGACGCGACTGGGTCAGTGATGTAAAACGCCAGATCGATGAGGAGACCGCACCGCTATCAACACCGGTTACCGAGATCAAGGATGCTCTGAGCGAAGGCGATATCAGCGACATCAACAAAGAGATTATGAAAAAGCACGGGCAGGTGATCGATCCGGCCGTAGCGCTTGGTTCTGCAGCCGGCAAAGCTAAAGATGGGGATCCGCAGAATAGAGATGAGGCTTCGAAGTGA
- the tatA gene encoding twin-arginine translocase TatA/TatE family subunit: MFGLGTTELILILIIVVVLFGAKRLPQVGAGLAKGIKSFRSNISDDDKKDESSVDSADESVEKK, encoded by the coding sequence ATGTTTGGACTTGGAACAACAGAGCTGATTTTGATCCTGATTATTGTCGTGGTGCTATTCGGCGCCAAGCGGTTGCCACAGGTTGGGGCAGGGCTTGCCAAGGGAATCAAGAGCTTTCGCAGCAATATTTCTGATGATGACAAAAAGGACGAATCTTCGGTCGATTCTGCTGACGAGTCTGTCGAGAAAAAGTAA
- a CDS encoding response regulator, which yields MILIVDDNDSIREMQVAVLESSNYVVREAADGARALALAEERRPSLVLMDITMPGMTGYQVLARLRELYGTELPIVMVSALPEDEERETAISRGATDFISKPFDIPSVLQCVRQYLQQPEVA from the coding sequence ATGATTCTAATTGTTGATGATAACGACTCGATCCGTGAAATGCAGGTCGCAGTTCTTGAGTCCTCGAACTATGTCGTAAGGGAGGCGGCTGATGGAGCCCGCGCACTAGCCCTTGCCGAAGAGAGACGTCCGTCGCTCGTGCTGATGGATATCACCATGCCAGGCATGACCGGTTACCAGGTACTGGCCAGGTTGCGCGAACTCTATGGTACTGAATTGCCCATCGTCATGGTAAGCGCTCTTCCTGAAGATGAAGAACGCGAAACAGCCATCTCTCGCGGCGCAACGGATTTTATCAGCAAGCCATTCGATATACCTTCAGTCCTGCAGTGTGTCAGGCAATACCTGCAGCAGCCAGAAGTGGCGTGA